cTGCAATAAACCTGAGGGTacaagtaactctttcatatgctgatttcattttgtttgggtaagtTCCCATGAATGGGATAGCAGAGtcatatctattttcagttttctgagttatctctattctgtctttcacaatggctttaatgtttacattcccaccctaacagtgggttagggtacctttttcttcacatccttgccagcatttactttttgttgatttctttatgggagccattctaactggggtgaggtgaaacctcattttggttttgatttcatttccctaatggctagtgatcctgagcattttttcttgtgtttgttggccatttgaatttcctcttttgaaaaatgcctgtttaagtcctttgcccatttcttaactggattgtttgttttgttgttgttgagtttcttgagctctttatagattctttttttttttttttttttttttttgacaggcagagttagagagaaaggtcttcttttcctttgattaaccccccaaatggccgctacagtcagcacgctgcgccgatccaaagccaggagccaggagccaggtgcttcctcctggtctcccatgcgggtacagggtccaagcacttgggccatcctccactgccttcccgggccacagcagagactgtggactggaagaggagcaactgggactagaacccggagtgccagcaccgcaggcagaggattagcctagtgagctgcagtgctggcctataAATTCTTGATATGAatcttttatactttgtgtagtTTACAGATATTTTCGCCCAtcctatcagttgcctcttcacttttctgagtgtttcctttacagtgcagaaacttctcagcttaatgtaatccagtttgtctattttggcttcaATCGACTGTGCTTCTGAGTCTTTTctgagaagtctttgcctatgctaatatcttgcaaagtttccccaatgttcttttccaaaaatttgatatcaggtcatagattttgatcctcaatccattttgagttgatttttgtgtaaggtgtaagataaaggtcttgtttcacacttctgcacacagagatccaattttcccagcatcatttcttgaagagactgtcccttctccagggattgattttagctcctttgtcaaagattagttggctgtagatgtgtggatttatttttgaGGGTTCTATTCTCCTCCATTGGCCTACGTGCCTATTTCTATGTCAGTacaaggctattttgattataactgccctgtgatatgtcttgaaatctggtatcatgATGCCtgctgctttatttttgttgtgtaagattttggtttagctatttggggtctcttgtggttcaatatgaattttagcatcattttttctagatctgagaagaatgtcatgggtattttgattgggatagtattgactctgtaaattgctttcagtagtatggatgtCCTCTTTTGTCTTTGGtcaatctgggtggcagggacagagagCACTAAAGGGCCTCAACAAATGTATTAGCAGGTTTGGATTTCAGTATCAGCAAGGCAATGCGTTAACATTTCATGGATTTTTCTGAGACCAGTGTGTCACTATCCTCAATCAAGTGTTCCTGGATGGAAAGTACTGTCCCCCAGTGGTGACATAGTGATCAGACTCCTTATAGCATGTGACCCTTCCATATAGCACATGGCTCCAAAGGTTATCGTGCAATTGTTTCTCGATCTAAGGAGTCCTCTTCAGAAGTATATCTGCCTCTGGGAGGAGAACAGGCCCTTACCGAATCTGacaccttctattttttttaacaaactctCCTAGTTCCTCTGGCAGATTCAGGCCAAGACTCGTTGTCTTACCATGGACACTGAGAGACTGAGGAGAGTCCCACAAGAAGAGGAGAGAGCCCTCAGTGGATGACTAACTGGATGGCCTTGGAAGACCTAGGGCTCAAGTCATGGGTCCCTCCTTAGATACAGAGGATTGATACTCTGCTGAGACCTGTggtgagaggagggaaggagttgGCCAAAGGTCTGATGTTTTTGTTTAGAACtcattttcatatttgaaaaagaGGCAAGAGCCTTTGAAGTGGGGAAGGTGTAGAATATTTCAAGTGTTAATAAAATCAGGAAGGTTAGGATGTACATTAGTATGTTGTTGAATGTCATTCTTTCCATGTATGTAATACGTAGCCTGTTTTTTAATCTCTTCAAGCTTGTCTTTGGTAAGAAATAGGCCGTGTTGCACTGGTGTTTCTGATGACATGGGATGGTTTTAAGTGATTTTAAGTGATTTAGCGACTAAACATTAAGTTATAAATGAATCACATAGAAAATCATTTCTTTAAACTGTTGAAAGAGCTTTGAAGACAACCttttacattttctctgattcttGCTAATCTTCCTTTTTAACAAAGAGAACAGGTCTCAGGTTGACAACCTTTTGTTATCATGAATATCTTCCCAggttttaacaaaaataatttgctttcatTACCTTATGGAAAATGATACTGGCTTTCCATTTAGTGTGATAGAAATTTAAACCAGGAAAATACTCTAAATGAGATCAtcagaagaaaatgttaaaaaataatagtgcAGGTGATAAGTGGATGTagcctgtgtgtgtttgtatgtgtatatgtatgtgcaaTGTTGCTATGCAAATACTGATATCATTCTAGAACCTCTggtcctttttcatttcttaagtaTGTTCTTGTTAGAAGGATTTTGGAATCCAAAGGAGCTAAATTGCTATAGAAACATTTAAAGCAATACATAGGCAAACAGCCAAACTGCAGTagcttttacttatttaaatcgTAACACCACATTCTGGTTTAACAAAATTCTTATCATTATGATAGTATTCTTGCAGTGAAGTGTAATTAAAATTGTATTATggagctggcgccacggcttactaggccaatcctccacctgcggcaccagcacaccaggttctagtcccagccggggcgccggattctgtcccggttgccccacttccaggccagctctctgctgtggcccgggaaggcagtggaggatggcccaagtgcttgggccctgcaccccatgggagaccaggagaagcacctggctcctgccttcgggacagcgcagtgtgccagccgtggcggccattggagggtgaaccaacagcaaaaggaagacctttctctctgtctctctctctcactgtccattctgcctgtcaaaaaaaaaaaattgtattatgggagtatttcaaaatgtttgcaggggggccggcaccatggttcacttgcatgcggcaccggcatcctatatgggcaccgggttctagtcccgcttgctcctcttccagtccagctctctgctgtggcccaggagggcagtggaggatggcccaagtgcttgggtcctgcacccgcatgggagaccaggaagaagcacctggctcctggcttcggatcagcgttatactggctgttgtggccatttggggagtgaaccaatggaaaaaagacctctctctctctctctctctctctctctctctctctaactctatctgtcaagtaaaaaaaaaaaagttttgcaggaaaatggaattaaaagatttaaaagttttgaaatctatgcacagttttttcataatacatattttctacaaactttttgaagacccctcatatgtgtATTACTTACAGAAAAGATGTTTATAGTGTATTATTGTAGTATCATGTAATTTTAGAACAGAGAGGGACATTGCTGACATTTTCCTGATCAGATAAACAGGTCAGTTAGCTTTTTGTCTTGAACCCGTAAAGGTGTCCTCTGAACTCTCCACAACACAGACTCACCTGCAACAATTCTGTGTACAGTTCATGTTGATCTAGAGGCTGCTTCTTCAAGAATCCATATAGTAGCTTGTTCCTTTATTAACCAAATTTTAACTAAAACTTAGATGGTGCTAGAACACCCAATTCTATGTCTCAGGAAATAACACCATAGATATATTAGCAATACTGTTGACACAGATAGCATTGTTTGTTGCAGTGTTTATTGacacttaatttttatatttcttatcatttaattatttgattgGTTCTACTAATTGCCCTAAGAATTTAACATTGGCTTATAATTAGAGGTGTATGTTCTTATAGCATTATAAAGCAAAACATTAGATGTCTATATTCAAGCAAAAGTGTGAGGGAAATCATTTCAGCATTTCTCAGGTGAGTTGCTGGCTCTTAAGGTGAATAAGGTGGTGGTGACTGTTCTGCAGAGACTTTCTCATAGGCAGGTGGAGCATTGGGAACCTGTGAAGATGAGAAAGGAAGAATATAGGCTTCGCAACAGTGTATATATTTTTGAGGAGGGATTAAGTAAAAATTGCATCATGTTTATACTTTTGCCATGGACTTAAAGTTCTGAATGTTCATATCTACTTTCCACCCAATGAGGTAATTgttaaatttcataaatttttatgTTGAATCTTTGTTGGGGGAAAGGGTAGAGAAAAAATAGGGCTAAGAGGTTTCCCCAAATCTCAAAAGCTTATTTATCTCTGCCTTATCCATGTCAGAAATCCCAATCCCTGATAGATTCTAGAATGCAAGTTAGAGATAGTAatatacattgcttttttttttttttacttatttatttgaaagtcaaagttagagagaggcagaaacacagagaaagcttccatttgctggtttactccccaaaagaccacaacaggAGCAGCTtcttagtctcccatgggggcggcagggatccagggacttgggccgtctttcactgctttcctaggcacattagcatgagctggatcagaagcggagctgccaggacatgaaccggtgcccatatgggatgcagtgctgcaggtggtggcttaacctgctgcaccacagcaccggcccctaaatattGCCTCTTTGCCGCACAGATCCTTGTAGTTGTTTCTAAAGACAAAATGATACTATCAGTCTGTCAAGCCTACATTTAATCCTTTCAGTTCCaagaatattttctgtttctatgttaCAAAGTGACACAGAAAAATCACTTGCCTACAGTCATGCACAACTAGTAACTTAGGAGCTAAGAATCAAACACAGGAATTTGACTTGAGTTAGGGTACTCCACCATTATGCATCTGCACTAGCCCTGTCCAATAGAAATGTAACATAagacacataattttaaaatttggggTACAAGTGTTTGGCCTGGCCATTAGGCTGCCATGTCCCATATTTGAGTGTCTGTGTTTGATGCCTGCCTCAATGTTTTGCTGATGAACACCGTGGAAgcggaagtgatggctcaagtgtctgtgTTCCTGTCACATATGTGGGACACCTGTATTGAgtccctggatcctggttttgatcCCTCAGTATTGCAAGTGAACCAGctatttggaggatgaaccagcagatgggggagcaTGCTCTCTCtataatgaaatgaatgaaatttttgaagatttttttaaatttctggtagctacacttaaaaaccaaaaagaaacaggtaaaattaataaaatattttattttacccaATATTTCAAGATACAATCATTTTAACATAATATGAAAATTACTAATGAGTTAGTTATATTTTCTATAGACTATGTCTTTTAAATATAGTATTGGCTACAGTACATCTTAATTTATACTACTGTATTTCAAGTGTACATGAGCAGTGTGTCTAGTGACTACCCTATTGGAGAGCACAGCTCTACAATTCATAACAATTCATAACATTTTTCCTCACCTATTTATATCTatgctaattttaaaaagtaacttagAAACATAAGAGGGTATTGTATCCAGAACCAAGTTCTTCCTTCAGAGCTCATGAATAGGATGCTCATTATGGACCCTGGAATTCCCATCTGAGTGTGAGAGTACATAATTCAAGAAAATGTTTGTGCTTTCCctgctttttgatttttaatatttgcctTTTATTGTGACAAAGtatatgtaacataaaatttGCTATTTGACCATTTTTAGGTACATAGTTCTGTGACATTAAGTACAGTCACATTATCCTTGCTTTTTAAATGGAGATAATTTTATTCAGTTGAGTTTAAAGCAGCCATACATAAAAACATCTACATGCACATTCTCAACCTACCAGAAGTTCACAGTTTTTCTCTTGAAAGTACAGGTTGCTGTCCTGATGACCAAGCTGCTCTTGTGGACCTCTCCCTGTTAAAGTACTTTGTATTCCAGCTTGAAGACTTTTGTCCTGAAACGTAAGTTCATAAAAGCGAGTGGGTGAGAAGAAATAACTGAGTccagtaaagaaaagaaaatgaagccaaATTTTTATGAATGGGGTTTTAATCTAGGTTCTTCCATTTACCTCCTGTGTGTCTTCAGCCTAGT
This DNA window, taken from Lepus europaeus isolate LE1 chromosome 12, mLepTim1.pri, whole genome shotgun sequence, encodes the following:
- the MLANA gene encoding melanoma antigen recognized by T-cells 1, producing MMPRKEAHFIYGYPKKGHGHSYITVEEAAGIGILTVILGVLLLIGCWYCRRRSGYRTLTDKSLQAGIQSTLTGRGPQEQLGHQDSNLYFQEKNCELLVPNAPPAYEKVSAEQSPPPYSP